From Virgibacillus ihumii, the proteins below share one genomic window:
- a CDS encoding divergent PAP2 family protein, with product MELIANFPLLAALSAIIFAQVVKIPIRLAVTGEFKPGLAFSTGGMPSSHSAAVAALTTGVGIIEGVASTIFAVATVFSIIIMFDASGVRRQAGEQAVVLNRLVNDFQYFVDGAKDWNQKEEYQKRKELKELLGHQPIEVFFGGLSGITIAFLLYQLY from the coding sequence ATGGAGCTCATTGCAAATTTCCCATTATTGGCAGCATTATCAGCAATTATTTTTGCCCAGGTTGTTAAAATCCCAATACGGCTTGCAGTTACAGGCGAATTCAAACCGGGTCTCGCCTTCAGTACTGGTGGTATGCCGAGCAGTCATTCTGCGGCAGTTGCTGCATTGACAACCGGAGTTGGAATCATCGAAGGCGTTGCATCAACTATTTTTGCCGTTGCAACGGTTTTCAGCATCATCATTATGTTTGATGCATCCGGTGTCCGCAGGCAAGCTGGTGAACAGGCTGTCGTTCTGAACAGGCTTGTTAACGATTTTCAATACTTTGTTGATGGTGCCAAGGACTGGAATCAAAAAGAGGAATATCAAAAACGCAAAGAGTTGAAGGAACTGCTGGGCCACCAGCCGATCGAAGTGTTTTTCGGGGGTCTGTCAGGAATCACCATCGCCTTTTTGCTTTATCAGCTATACTAA
- a CDS encoding cation:proton antiporter gives MWNDVPALLGAGLVLLGIFILGYIGFRTRFPNVILYILFGISIAGLLHENEILHFSSEIAIVLLFFLLGLEFNMERLGGMAKKIWSSGLIDVILCLFVSIFIAVLFGMAWFDAFVIGSIAYATSSTITAKLLDDKGRMANAETEYVLGILVFEDLVAPILIAIIIALSSGDQFTSMDMLLLVGKIIGLALLAIILGKTVFKHVEKFLLRIDDEDFKIVLLVGIAVTFGGFAVYLGLSEVLGAFLAGVMLAEIGKIEQVEGTVTPVRDLMLPTFFVYFGTTIELGEGVPFIGMLIALVAWSFIAKILVGIIGGKLYGLPKRVALRAGLSLCARGEFSVVIAGIAAGSIKIFGGIYIIITAFLGMLLFNYAPKITTKIYGKPPKKKKNLRVPTV, from the coding sequence TTGTGGAATGATGTCCCTGCGTTGCTGGGTGCCGGCTTAGTTTTATTAGGTATTTTTATATTGGGATACATCGGATTCCGTACCAGGTTTCCGAATGTTATTCTTTATATTCTATTTGGGATTTCGATAGCAGGTTTACTGCACGAAAATGAAATCCTGCATTTTTCAAGTGAAATAGCTATTGTGTTGTTGTTCTTTTTACTGGGGCTTGAATTTAATATGGAACGATTGGGCGGAATGGCCAAAAAGATTTGGAGCTCCGGCTTAATCGATGTGATTCTGTGTTTATTTGTTTCGATTTTCATTGCTGTACTGTTCGGAATGGCTTGGTTCGATGCGTTTGTCATAGGGAGTATTGCGTATGCGACCAGTTCAACGATAACAGCCAAACTTCTTGATGATAAAGGAAGGATGGCAAATGCTGAAACGGAATATGTGTTAGGCATATTGGTTTTTGAGGATCTTGTTGCTCCCATTTTGATCGCTATTATTATTGCATTGAGCAGCGGCGACCAGTTTACCAGCATGGATATGCTGTTATTGGTAGGTAAAATAATCGGACTGGCACTTCTTGCAATTATTCTTGGTAAAACAGTGTTTAAACATGTGGAAAAATTTCTGCTGCGAATCGATGATGAAGATTTTAAAATTGTTCTGTTGGTGGGAATTGCGGTAACCTTTGGCGGATTTGCTGTTTATTTGGGATTATCCGAAGTACTAGGTGCGTTTCTGGCAGGTGTTATGCTTGCGGAAATCGGTAAAATTGAGCAGGTTGAAGGAACCGTTACACCGGTCCGGGACCTAATGCTGCCAACATTTTTTGTCTATTTCGGGACAACCATTGAATTGGGGGAAGGTGTTCCATTTATAGGCATGTTAATTGCACTTGTTGCCTGGTCATTTATTGCAAAGATATTGGTCGGTATTATTGGCGGAAAACTTTATGGTCTTCCAAAACGGGTTGCATTAAGGGCTGGGCTTTCCCTGTGTGCACGAGGTGAGTTTTCCGTTGTCATTGCCGGAATCGCTGCCGGATCAATCAAGATTTTTGGCGGTATATACATTATTATTACAGCATTTCTTGGAATGCTCTTGTTTAACTACGCACCTAAGATAACAACAAAAATATACGGAAAGCCACCGAAAAAAAAGAAAAATTTACGCGTTCCAACCGTGTAA
- a CDS encoding cation:proton antiporter regulatory subunit, with product MNISVSQLPGIGQKISLKTAEDDMLVIIVHHTGKRELYFFDDAENDEADFAMDLTPDETREIAAQLLGATYQPVGIDKMRMFKRQIIIDYITLDEKSVLANKTIEESDVRNQTGATIIGIVHGEDVIAIPEADTTLKPGDVLMSVGKEEQISTLSKLCKGEE from the coding sequence ATGAATATTTCTGTATCCCAGTTACCGGGGATTGGTCAAAAAATTTCATTGAAAACTGCTGAAGATGATATGTTAGTTATCATCGTTCATCATACCGGCAAAAGAGAGCTTTATTTCTTTGATGATGCGGAAAATGATGAAGCTGATTTTGCAATGGATTTAACGCCAGATGAAACGAGAGAAATTGCAGCCCAATTGCTTGGAGCCACATATCAGCCGGTTGGAATTGATAAAATGCGTATGTTTAAGCGGCAGATTATTATTGATTATATTACACTCGATGAAAAGTCGGTTCTTGCGAATAAAACGATCGAGGAGTCCGATGTAAGGAATCAAACGGGTGCAACAATTATTGGAATTGTCCATGGTGAAGATGTTATCGCAATACCAGAAGCCGACACCACATTGAAACCAGGAGATGTTCTCATGTCTGTAGGAAAAGAAGAACAAATCTCCACATTGTCCAAACTCTGTAAGGGTGAGGAATGA
- the deoD gene encoding purine-nucleoside phosphorylase, with the protein MSVHIGAKKGDIADKILLPGDPLRAKFIAETFLEDVSQYNKVRGMYGYTGTYKGERISVQGTGMGVPSISIYVNELIQSYDVQKLLRVGTCGAIQKDVKVRDVILAQGATTDSKMNQMIFDGIDYAPIADFDLLKNAYDTGVEKGMNLRVGNVFTSDTFYRDNAQEINELLAKYKVLAIEMETTALYTLAAKFDRQALSVLTVSDHILTGEETTSEERQTTFNEMMEIALDAAIK; encoded by the coding sequence ATGAGTGTTCATATAGGGGCTAAAAAAGGTGACATTGCCGATAAAATTCTTCTGCCGGGTGATCCTCTAAGGGCGAAATTCATCGCGGAAACATTTTTGGAAGATGTAAGCCAATACAATAAAGTACGCGGCATGTACGGATACACAGGTACATACAAAGGTGAACGCATCTCCGTCCAGGGAACCGGGATGGGTGTTCCATCCATTTCCATTTATGTTAATGAACTGATTCAAAGTTATGATGTACAAAAATTATTGCGAGTAGGAACGTGTGGAGCTATCCAAAAAGATGTCAAAGTACGTGACGTCATTCTTGCCCAGGGTGCTACAACTGATTCCAAAATGAATCAAATGATTTTTGACGGTATTGACTATGCACCAATTGCCGATTTTGACCTGCTGAAAAATGCCTATGACACCGGGGTTGAAAAAGGCATGAACTTACGAGTCGGCAACGTTTTCACAAGTGATACATTCTATCGTGATAATGCACAGGAAATCAATGAGCTGCTTGCCAAATATAAAGTGCTGGCAATTGAGATGGAAACAACTGCACTTTACACACTTGCCGCAAAATTTGATCGCCAGGCATTGTCCGTACTGACCGTGTCCGATCATATCCTTACCGGTGAGGAAACAACATCAGAAGAGCGTCAAACAACATTTAACGAAATGATGGAAATTGCTCTGGATGCGGCAATCAAATAA
- a CDS encoding biotin transporter BioY, giving the protein MNDLKATDLTFGAVFVCLMTVGANIAVWFPMLAIPIGGASVPISLQTFFAILAGLMLGRKLGSISMITYILVGVAGVPVFANMSAGPMALVSPTGGFIFSFVFIAFFSGMIAEMGKKPSIPVYTAAALTGLIFNYGIGVTYMYIAMNTWLELQVSYQAAWIGMIPFLIKDTALAVLAAVFMINLAKRVPARWTSTAKAS; this is encoded by the coding sequence ATGAATGATTTAAAAGCAACTGACCTTACTTTTGGTGCAGTCTTTGTTTGCCTGATGACAGTTGGGGCTAATATCGCAGTCTGGTTTCCAATGCTGGCTATCCCCATTGGCGGCGCATCCGTCCCGATTTCACTGCAAACTTTTTTTGCCATACTTGCTGGACTGATGCTCGGAAGGAAGCTTGGAAGCATTTCGATGATTACGTACATACTAGTTGGTGTTGCTGGTGTTCCAGTTTTTGCAAACATGTCTGCTGGACCAATGGCACTTGTTTCACCAACCGGCGGATTTATTTTCTCATTTGTATTCATTGCATTTTTTTCAGGAATGATTGCGGAAATGGGCAAGAAGCCCTCCATTCCAGTGTATACCGCTGCAGCGCTGACAGGTCTGATTTTCAATTATGGAATCGGTGTCACGTATATGTATATTGCCATGAATACGTGGCTTGAGCTGCAGGTAAGCTATCAGGCAGCATGGATTGGAATGATACCATTTCTGATTAAAGATACGGCCCTCGCTGTTCTGGCAGCTGTTTTCATGATCAACCTCGCAAAAAGGGTTCCTGCACGATGGACCTCAACAGCAAAAGCATCATGA
- a CDS encoding phosphocarrier protein HPr: MQEQTYKITADTGVHARPATLLVNKAGQFESEIEISYKEKSVNLKSIMGVMSLGIPKDAEVKITATGGDEEEAIKGVTEVMKEHLGE; this comes from the coding sequence ATGCAGGAACAAACGTATAAAATCACAGCGGATACCGGGGTTCACGCACGCCCGGCTACATTACTGGTGAATAAAGCGGGACAATTTGAATCAGAAATTGAAATTTCCTATAAAGAGAAAAGCGTCAACCTGAAATCAATCATGGGTGTTATGTCGCTTGGAATTCCAAAAGATGCTGAAGTGAAAATTACCGCAACCGGCGGTGATGAGGAAGAAGCAATCAAAGGCGTAACAGAAGTCATGAAAGAGCATCTGGGAGAATAA